One genomic segment of Ricinus communis isolate WT05 ecotype wild-type chromosome 5, ASM1957865v1, whole genome shotgun sequence includes these proteins:
- the LOC8286659 gene encoding kinesin-like protein KIN-7H, which yields MGAADEEEPSGGAEKILVSVRLRPLNEKETARNDVSDWECINDNTVIYRNNLSVSERSMYPTAYAFDRVFRPDCTTGQVYEEGAKEVALSVVSGINSSVFAYGQTSSGKTYTMSGITEYTVADIYDYMDKHKEREFVLKFSAMEIYNESVRDLLIMDTTPLRLLDDPERGTVVERLTEETLRDWNHFKELLSVCEAQRQIGETSMNETSSRSHQILRLTMESSAREFIGNDKSSNLAATVNFVDLAGSERASQSSSAGMRLKEGCHINRSLLTLGTVIRKLSKGRNGHIPFRDSKLTRILQSSLGGNARTAIICTISPARSHVEQSRNTLLFASCAKEVSTNARVNVVVSDKALVKQLQRELARLESELRSAGSDSVTSVSTAVLKEKDLQIEKLMNEVVELNRQLELAHCQVENLLRVAEDDRSSTISGDADHHYPRLRVRSFRSVNSVSYSPASVDPHFLDIGTRSFDASQCSAGDNSSTSDETFIHLAEFEENFVQTNASSELSNCNANPVEHDLHVKNGEDENRENLGNICKEVQCITDGESSVNRYESSQMFETSPHRYPDSDMSSPNVNTGTSGLTEAENEDRENQDLGSPQLKEQNELNFLHSNFIKPIPEKTSSWLLEEGMSTSRSLKMTRSRSCRARLMDMRACLFEKIENNNSTPLVGFENDSPKRTEVSETTLTALKPCPDVQELSRNVSAISVVSAAIDDYQLQTVEASIDWKSKTSVSNSDAETKYLVDHLEQETTSHAIESKKNVKDIGLDPIQDDLDSATKWPSEFKRLQGEIIELWHVCSVSLIHRTYFFLLFKGDSTDSFYMEVEIRKLSFLKDTFSNGRETMVDGRILSLNLSKRTLNHERQMLCRQMQKRLSREERENLFLKWGIALTASNRRMQLVHRLWTKTTDMDHIIESATLVAKLIGFEGQEQTLKEMFGLLNFTPQHPSRRKSSIWKRGVLSLL from the exons ATGGGTGCGGCTGATGAGGAGGAGCCGAGTGGTGGTGCAGAGAAAATTCTTGTTTCAGTTCGATTGCGGCCTTTAAATGAGAAGGAAACTGCAAGAAATGATGTATCAGATTGGGAATGCATTAATGATAACACTGTCATTTATAGGAATAATCTTTCAGTTTCAGAGAGGTCCATGTACCCAACTGCTTATGCATTTG ACAGAGTATTTAGGCCTGATTGCACCACGGGGCAGGTGTACGAGGAAGGAGCCAAGGAAGTTGCACTTTCAGTTGTCAGTGGTATAAACT CAAGTGTATTTGCATATGGACAAACAAGCAGTGGAAAGACATACACCATGAGTGGGATTACTGAGTATACTGTAGCAGATATATATGACTATATGGACAAG CACAAGGAAAGAGAATTTGTTTTGAAGTTCTCTGCCATGGAAATTTACAATGAATCTGTCCGAGACCTTCTTATTATGGATACAACTCCTCTTCGGCTTCTAGATGATCCAGAG AGAGGGACTGTTGTCGAGAGACTCACAGAGGAAACTCTAAGGGACTGGAATCATTTTAAAGAACTTTTATCTGTCTGTGAAG CTCAGAGACAAATAGGGGAGACTTCCATGAATGAGACAAGCTCAAGATCTCATCAGATTCTGAGACTG ACGATGGAAAGTTCTGCTCGTGAGTTTATAGGCAATGACAAGTCAAGCAACCTTGCAGCTACTGTG aattttgttgatttaGCAGGAAGTGAGCGTGCATCTCAATCTTCATCAGCTGGCATGAGGTTGAAAGAAGGTTGCCACATAAATCGCAGTTTACTGACATTGGGAACTGTTATTCGCAAGCTAAG CAAAGGAAGAAATGGGCACATTCCTTTCAGAGACTCAAAGCTGACACGCATACTGCAGTCTTCCTTAGGAGGCAATGCTAGGACTGCCATCATCTGTACTATAAGCCCTGCACGAAGCCATGTTGAGCAGTCTAGAAATACCCTCCTGTTTGCAAGTTGTGCTAAGGAAGTGTCAACAAATGCACGTGTCAATGTGGTTGTTTCTGATAAGGCATTGGTAAAGCAACTGCAAAGGGAATTGGCTAGATTGGAGAGTGAACTGAGAAGTGCAGGGTCAGATTCTGTTACATCAGTTTCCACAGCAGTACTAAAAGAGAAAGACCTTCAGATTGAAAAG CTAATGAATGAGGTTGTGGAGCTGAATCGGCAACTGGAGCTCGCTCATTGCCAGGTTGAGAATCTATTAAGAGTGGCAGAAGATGATAGATCTTCAACAATATCA GGAGATGCAGATCATCATTACCCTAGATTGCGAGTGCGATCATTTAGATCTGTAAATTCAGTGTCGTATTCACCTGCTTCAGTGGATCCTCACTTCCTAGATATTGGCACCAGGTCTTTTGATGCATCTCAGTGCTCAGCTGGAGATAATAGTAGCACTTctgatgaaacctttatccATCTCGCTGAGTTTGAAGAGAACTTTGTTCAAACAAATGCCTCTTCGGAACTGTCAAATTGTAATGCTAATCCTGTTGAACATGATCTACATGTGAAGAATGGCGAAGACGAAAATCGTGAAAATTTAGGAAATATTTGCAAGGAAGTTCAGTGCATCACGGATGGGGAGTCAAGTGTAAATAGATACGAAAGTTCGCAAATGTTTGAAACCAGTCCACACAGATATCCGGATTCTGATATGTCATCTCCTAATGTAAACACAGGCACCTCGGGACTGACAGAGGCTGAAAATGAAGATAGAGAAAATCAAGATCTAGGGTCACCCCAGTTAAAGGAACAGAATGAGTTGAATTTCTTacattctaattttataaaaccaATTCCTGAAAAAACATCCTCATGGCTGTTGGAAGAGGGGATGTCTACTTCTAGAAGCTTGAAGATGACCAGGAGTAGAAGTTGCAGAGCAAGACTTATGGATATGCGTGCTTGTTTGTTTGAGaagatagaaaataataacagcACACCATTGGTGGGGTTTGAGAACGATTCCCCTAAGAGAACTGAGGTATCTGAAACAACACTTACTGCACTGAAGCCTTGTCCTGATGTTCAAGAGCTATCAAGAAATGTTTCTGCAATTTCTGTTGTTAGTGCAGCCATTGATGATTATCAATTGCAGACTGTTGAAGCTTCCATTGATTGGAAGAGTAAAACTAGTGTCAGTAATTCAGATGCCGAAACAAAGTACTTGGTTGATCATTTG GAACAAGAAACGACTTCACATGCCATTGAATCTAAAAAGAACGTAAAAGATATTGGGTTGGATCCAATTCAAGATGATTTAGATAGCGCTACGAAGTGGCCTTCAGAATTTAAGAGGCTTCAAGGGGAGATCATTGAACTTTGGCATGTGTGCAGTGTCTCACTGATTCACAGGACCTACTTCTTCCTGCTGTTCAAGGGGGATTCAACTGATTCCTTCTACATGGAGGTGGAGATCAGGAAGCTATCCTTCCTCAAGGACACATTTTCGAATGGTCGTGAAACTATGGTTGATGGAAGAATTTTAAGTCTTAATTTAAG CAAGAGGACCTTGAATCATGAGAGGCAGATGCTATGTAGGCAAATGCAGAAGAGGCTCTCtagagaagagagagagaacctTTTTCTGAAATGGGGTATTGCATTAACTGCAAGCAATAGAAGAATGCAGTTGGTTCATCGCTTGTGGACTAAGACAACAGACATGGACCATATTATAGAGAGTGCCACTCTCGTTGCAAAACTGATTGGGTTTGAAGGTCAGGAGCAAACTTTGAAGGAGATGTTTGGGCTTCTCAACTTTACACCCCAACACCCAAGCAGGAGGAAGTCTTCTATTTGGAAACGCGGTGTATTATCTCTTTTGTAA
- the LOC8286660 gene encoding glyoxylase I 4 has protein sequence MEIQEVSSFQSLPLLSLNHVSLLCRSVWASVRFYEDVLGFVMIKRPSSFNFNGAWLYNYGIGIHLIENPALDEFDPIIEPRPINPKDNHISFQCTDVGLVKRRLQEMGMRYVTAVVEDAGNKVDQVFFHDPDGYMVEICNCENIPIIPLSSCIFRPSMGSFKRATPNTCGFMENVMMESFCMDMMNISF, from the exons atggagatTCAAGAAGTGAGCAGCTTTCAGTCACTGCCCCTCCTCTCCTTGAATCATGTCTCTTTGCTGTGCAGATCAGTTTGGGCTTCTGTAAGGTTCTATGAGGATGTTTTGGGCTTTGTTATGATCAAGCGCCCATCTTCTTTCAATTTCAATGGTGCCTG GTTGTACAATTATGGCATTGGGATACATTTGATTGAAAATCCAGCTTTGGATGAATTCGATCCTATTATTGAACCTCGTCCCATTAATCCCAAGGATAATCACATCTCCTTCCAG TGCACTGATGTTGGACTTGTGAAGAGGAGGCTGCAAGAAATGGGAATGAGGTATGTGACAGCAGTGGTGGAAGATGCTGGGAACAAGGTTGATCAAGTTTTCTTCCATGACCCAGATGGGTACATGGTTGAGATCTGCAACTGTGAGAACATCCCAATTATTCCACTTTCCTCATGCATATTCAGGCCAAGCATGGGAAGCTTCAAGAGAGCAACTCCCAATACATGTGGGTTCATGGAGAATGTGATGATGGAGAGCTTTTGCATGGACATGATGAACATTTCATTCTGA